One segment of Niveibacterium microcysteis DNA contains the following:
- a CDS encoding type 1 glutamine amidotransferase yields MARLPIAVIQNVPNDGPGHFADWADRHNHTLQIIRIWAGDAVPEQVGGFAGLCVLGGPMSVNDPLPHLRATEHLIRAAMAADVPVLGHCLGGQLLASACGATIRRAPHAEIGWVDIATHPATNANTWFGAERFPIFQWHGDSFDLPAGAQLLASSEHCRHQAFSVGSLHLAMQFHCEITADKITDWTTSTEGRAEISASQSPGVQSVAEIHSRTPSLLPQSQRVADAIYRRWARGLRGT; encoded by the coding sequence ATGGCCCGCTTGCCCATCGCAGTCATTCAGAACGTGCCCAACGATGGCCCCGGCCACTTCGCGGATTGGGCCGATCGCCACAACCACACGCTGCAGATCATCCGGATCTGGGCTGGCGATGCAGTTCCGGAACAGGTAGGGGGCTTTGCCGGCCTCTGCGTGCTCGGCGGCCCGATGAGCGTGAACGATCCGCTCCCCCACCTGCGCGCGACCGAGCACCTGATCCGCGCCGCGATGGCCGCTGACGTGCCGGTTCTCGGCCACTGCCTCGGCGGGCAGCTGCTCGCCAGCGCGTGCGGAGCAACGATCCGGCGCGCCCCGCACGCCGAAATCGGCTGGGTCGATATCGCGACGCATCCCGCGACCAACGCGAACACCTGGTTTGGCGCCGAGCGCTTCCCGATCTTCCAATGGCACGGCGACAGCTTCGATCTTCCAGCCGGCGCGCAACTGCTTGCGAGCAGCGAACACTGCCGCCATCAGGCTTTCAGCGTCGGCTCGCTGCATCTGGCGATGCAATTTCATTGCGAAATCACCGCCGACAAGATCACAGACTGGACCACCAGCACCGAGGGACGCGCCGAAATCTCGGCAAGCCAATCGCCAGGTGTCCAGTCCGTAGCCGAAATCCACTCACGGACACCTAGCCTGCTGCCACAGAGCCAGCGCGTGGCCGACGCGATCTATCGGCGCTGGGCGCGCGGTTTGCGCGGCACCTGA
- a CDS encoding sensor domain-containing protein → MNDDRFAALAAGLDLVMWEADLPGRRFRFVSPYAETLLGYAKDEWYTPGFWQAHLHQDDRGFALAFDAAHAAESDRYEIEYRMVHAGGHAVFVRDLVVVRFDEDGNAIGLSGVMIDVTSDRALNHALTDSEHRFRAVMEQVPNISVQGYDPQRRVVFWNSASERLYGYSASEVRGRLLEELIIPEPMRDEVVRLHTHWLRTGEPIPAGELDLQRKDGSLVSVFSSHVMTHNRYGEPEMYCIDVDLTDIKRAEAALRDSEARFRLTVENAPVGIAILALDGRILQVNPRFCAITGYGAVDLLATSFAALTENGARDAYRTEVEACLSGAQQSFSLEARLQHKYGHELWVSATVSMMRNTSGAPEQLICAIEDVTEQRASKARFEWLAHHDPLTDLPNRTLLRDRLQQAMARALRAGKRAALMFLDLDRFKNINDSLGHAFGDQVLRAVAARLRTCVRDTDTVARLGGDEFLIVLECVENEQDVGIVARKIVDKLSLPLDVQAQTLSTGASIGIALYPEDGVDVDSLLKNADSAMYHAKDSGRNAFRFFTEAMNLSAIDRLRMENALRQALEFGELSLHYQPQVELTTTRLLGVEALLRWSNPVLGNVSPARFIPVAEESGLIVPIGEWVLGEACAQARRWRDEGIDTLTVAVNISALQFRRTDIVGKVRAALDRHGIPPGMLELELTESLLMHNAEEVLRTMNDLKALGVKLSIDDFGTGYSSLSYLKRFPVDRLKIDRSFVNDVADDPDDAAIVRAIVQLGRSLKLDVIAEGVETPSQLDFLTMEGCHSAQGFYFARPMPAAEVSTLLHAGIVAGGTQHAA, encoded by the coding sequence ATGAATGACGATCGCTTCGCTGCGCTCGCAGCGGGGCTGGACCTGGTGATGTGGGAAGCGGACCTGCCGGGAAGGCGGTTCCGCTTCGTCTCGCCCTACGCGGAAACCCTGCTGGGTTACGCGAAGGATGAGTGGTACACGCCTGGATTCTGGCAGGCCCATCTGCATCAGGACGATCGCGGCTTCGCGCTGGCGTTCGATGCGGCACACGCGGCCGAGAGCGACCGTTACGAGATCGAATACCGCATGGTGCACGCCGGCGGCCATGCGGTGTTCGTCCGCGACCTGGTCGTTGTGCGCTTCGACGAGGATGGCAACGCGATCGGCCTTTCCGGCGTGATGATCGACGTCACCAGCGATCGCGCGCTGAACCATGCCCTGACCGACAGCGAGCATCGCTTCCGCGCGGTCATGGAACAGGTGCCGAACATCTCCGTCCAGGGCTACGACCCGCAACGCCGCGTGGTGTTCTGGAACAGCGCGAGCGAACGCCTGTACGGCTACAGCGCGAGCGAAGTGCGTGGGCGCTTGCTGGAAGAGCTGATCATCCCCGAACCGATGCGTGACGAGGTGGTGCGACTGCACACGCACTGGTTACGCACCGGAGAACCGATTCCGGCCGGCGAGCTCGATCTGCAGCGCAAGGACGGTTCGCTGGTATCGGTGTTCTCAAGCCACGTCATGACGCACAACCGCTATGGCGAGCCGGAGATGTACTGCATCGATGTCGACCTGACCGACATCAAGCGGGCCGAAGCAGCCTTGCGTGACAGCGAGGCACGGTTCCGCCTGACCGTTGAGAATGCGCCAGTCGGCATCGCGATACTCGCGCTCGATGGCCGAATCCTTCAGGTCAATCCGCGTTTCTGCGCCATCACCGGCTACGGCGCGGTCGACTTGTTGGCCACCAGCTTCGCTGCACTGACCGAGAACGGCGCGCGAGACGCCTATCGCACCGAAGTGGAAGCGTGCCTGAGCGGCGCACAACAGTCTTTCAGCCTCGAGGCACGGCTGCAGCACAAGTACGGCCACGAGCTGTGGGTCAGCGCCACCGTGTCGATGATGCGCAACACGAGCGGCGCGCCGGAACAATTGATCTGCGCGATCGAGGATGTCACCGAACAGCGCGCCAGCAAGGCCCGCTTTGAATGGCTTGCACACCACGACCCGCTGACCGACCTGCCCAACCGCACGCTGCTGCGCGACCGACTGCAACAAGCGATGGCGCGTGCGCTGCGTGCCGGCAAGCGGGCCGCGCTGATGTTCCTCGACCTGGATCGCTTCAAGAACATCAACGATTCGCTTGGCCACGCCTTCGGCGACCAGGTGCTGCGCGCGGTCGCGGCGCGTTTGCGCACTTGCGTGCGCGACACCGACACCGTGGCGCGGCTCGGCGGCGACGAGTTCCTCATCGTCCTTGAGTGCGTGGAGAACGAGCAGGATGTCGGCATCGTTGCGCGCAAGATCGTCGACAAGCTTTCACTGCCGCTCGACGTGCAGGCGCAAACCTTGTCCACCGGCGCCAGCATCGGCATCGCGCTTTACCCGGAAGACGGCGTCGACGTCGACTCCCTGCTGAAGAACGCCGACTCGGCGATGTACCACGCCAAGGACTCGGGCCGTAACGCATTCCGCTTCTTCACCGAAGCCATGAACCTTTCGGCCATCGATCGCCTGCGCATGGAAAACGCGCTGCGCCAGGCGCTCGAGTTCGGCGAACTCTCACTGCACTACCAACCACAGGTCGAGCTGACGACAACGCGCTTGCTGGGTGTGGAAGCCCTGCTCCGCTGGAGCAACCCGGTCCTGGGCAACGTCTCGCCGGCACGTTTCATACCGGTGGCGGAAGAAAGCGGCCTGATCGTGCCGATCGGCGAGTGGGTGCTCGGCGAAGCCTGCGCGCAGGCGCGGCGCTGGCGCGACGAAGGTATCGACACACTCACCGTCGCGGTGAATATCTCGGCGCTGCAATTCCGCCGCACCGACATTGTTGGCAAGGTGCGTGCCGCGCTGGACCGCCATGGCATCCCGCCAGGCATGCTCGAACTTGAATTGACCGAATCGCTCTTGATGCACAACGCCGAGGAGGTTTTGCGCACGATGAACGACCTGAAGGCGCTGGGCGTGAAGCTTTCGATCGACGACTTCGGCACCGGCTATTCGAGCCTCTCCTACCTCAAGCGCTTCCCGGTTGACCGGCTGAAGATCGACCGCAGCTTCGTCAATGACGTGGCGGACGATCCGGACGATGCGGCAATCGTCCGTGCAATCGTGCAGCTCGGACGCAGCCTGAAGCTCGACGTAATTGCCGAAGGGGTCGAGACGCCCTCGCAACTGGACTTCCTGACGATGGAAGGCTGCCACTCCGCGCAGGGCTTCTACTTCGCCCGCCCGATGCCGGCGGCCGAGGTTTCAACACTGTTGCACGCGGGCATCGTCGCCGGCGGCACGCAACACGCTGCCTGA
- a CDS encoding DUF2238 domain-containing protein, whose amino-acid sequence MPLIPPKSVSTALTLAVFCATWIHPIWPAEQLLHCSLTIAGVALLWRHVKLHGASDRDYLLIMLFVAVHSVAARWLYSNVPYDRWLTAAFGFSLEHALGWKRNNFDRLVHFLYGFCLTPAVMSFAVQRWATNARVSFVIAVSAIMVTSLWYEWFEWLVAATLSAQDAESYNGQQGDMWDAHKDMLAATLGSLAWSIQIRPSRRSGVVSPPSGAR is encoded by the coding sequence ATGCCCCTTATTCCGCCAAAATCCGTTTCCACGGCGTTGACACTCGCCGTCTTTTGCGCGACCTGGATTCACCCGATCTGGCCTGCCGAACAATTGCTGCATTGTTCGCTGACCATAGCCGGCGTAGCCCTGCTATGGCGGCATGTGAAACTACACGGTGCGAGCGATCGCGACTACCTGCTGATCATGCTATTCGTGGCGGTGCATTCGGTTGCCGCCCGCTGGCTGTATTCAAACGTTCCTTACGACCGCTGGCTCACAGCAGCCTTCGGTTTCTCGCTTGAACACGCATTGGGCTGGAAGAGGAACAACTTCGATCGCCTTGTGCACTTTCTTTACGGCTTCTGCCTGACGCCTGCTGTCATGAGCTTTGCCGTGCAGCGATGGGCGACAAACGCGAGAGTCAGCTTCGTCATCGCGGTTAGCGCCATCATGGTCACCAGCCTCTGGTATGAGTGGTTCGAATGGCTAGTTGCCGCCACGCTCTCGGCGCAGGATGCCGAGTCGTACAACGGCCAGCAAGGCGATATGTGGGACGCCCACAAGGACATGCTTGCTGCCACTCTCGGTAGCCTAGCTTGGTCGATCCAGATTCGGCCAAGCCGACGGTCTGGCGTCGTCAGCCCACCGTCCGGCGCACGTTAG
- the dksA gene encoding RNA polymerase-binding protein DksA: MNETLDAPRTLPTQEEMLAAPEADYMSPRQLAFFRARLIQERDALLASAKDTTLHLRDNEATPDPSDRASVEEDHTLELRVRDRERKLLHKIDEAIQRIDNGEYGWCEETGEPIGVARLIARPTATFSVEAQERYETRRKMRGG; the protein is encoded by the coding sequence ATGAACGAAACCCTCGACGCCCCGCGCACGCTACCGACCCAGGAAGAGATGCTCGCCGCACCGGAGGCCGACTACATGTCGCCGCGGCAACTGGCCTTCTTCCGCGCGCGCCTCATTCAGGAACGTGATGCATTGCTTGCATCGGCCAAGGACACCACGCTGCATCTGCGCGACAACGAAGCCACGCCCGATCCGTCGGACCGCGCTTCGGTCGAAGAAGATCACACGCTGGAACTGCGCGTACGCGATCGCGAACGCAAGTTGCTGCACAAGATCGACGAAGCGATTCAGCGCATCGACAACGGTGAGTATGGCTGGTGCGAAGAGACCGGCGAGCCGATCGGCGTGGCACGCCTGATCGCGCGCCCGACCGCCACCTTCAGTGTCGAAGCGCAAGAGCGCTACGAAACCCGCCGCAAGATGCGCGGCGGCTGA
- the ald gene encoding alanine dehydrogenase produces the protein MLVGVTKEIKNHEYRVGLTPAGAAELVRNGHQVLVQTQAGAGVGFSDAQYEAVGARIAPDAASVFAQAEMVVKVKEPQPDECRALRPGQVLFTYLHLAPDPEQTRLLVESDAVAIAYETVTDDRGGLPLLAPMSEVAGRMAIQAGAKALEKSQGGSGVLLPGVPGVPAAKVLVVGGGVVGVNAARVAMGIGAQVTILDVSLNRLKELDALYGPRLQTLYSNRANLEDALREADLVIGAVLIPGAAAPKLITREMLALMKPGSVIVDVAVDQGGCAETTHATTHQEPTYIVDGVVHYCVANMPGGVARTSTLALTNATLPFVLQLANKGYRRALQDNHHLRNGLNIHRGKVTCEAVARELGYTYHAEF, from the coding sequence ATGCTTGTAGGCGTAACCAAGGAAATCAAGAACCACGAGTACCGCGTCGGCCTGACGCCGGCGGGGGCCGCGGAGTTGGTGCGAAATGGCCATCAGGTGCTGGTGCAGACTCAGGCGGGGGCTGGGGTCGGGTTCAGCGATGCGCAGTACGAAGCCGTCGGGGCGCGTATCGCGCCAGATGCTGCCAGCGTGTTTGCACAGGCGGAGATGGTGGTCAAGGTCAAGGAGCCGCAGCCGGACGAGTGTCGCGCGCTGCGGCCCGGTCAGGTGCTCTTCACGTATTTGCATCTCGCTCCGGATCCGGAGCAAACACGCCTGCTTGTGGAATCGGATGCGGTTGCGATCGCCTACGAAACGGTGACCGATGACCGCGGTGGCTTGCCCTTGCTGGCGCCGATGAGCGAAGTTGCGGGCCGCATGGCGATTCAGGCTGGCGCCAAGGCGCTGGAAAAGTCGCAAGGTGGTTCTGGCGTGTTGCTGCCTGGCGTGCCCGGCGTGCCCGCCGCCAAGGTGCTGGTCGTGGGCGGCGGTGTGGTCGGTGTGAATGCGGCGCGTGTCGCGATGGGAATCGGCGCGCAAGTCACGATTCTCGACGTGTCGCTCAACCGGCTCAAGGAACTCGACGCCCTTTACGGCCCGCGGCTGCAGACGCTCTACTCAAACCGCGCGAACCTCGAAGACGCGCTGCGCGAAGCGGATCTGGTGATCGGTGCGGTGTTGATTCCCGGCGCGGCTGCGCCAAAGCTGATCACGCGCGAGATGCTCGCGCTGATGAAGCCCGGTTCGGTGATTGTCGACGTCGCGGTGGATCAGGGCGGTTGTGCCGAAACCACGCATGCGACAACCCATCAGGAGCCGACCTACATCGTCGACGGCGTGGTGCATTACTGCGTCGCCAACATGCCCGGCGGCGTTGCGCGTACCTCAACGCTCGCGCTGACCAACGCCACGTTGCCCTTTGTTCTCCAGCTCGCGAACAAGGGCTATCGCCGCGCCCTGCAGGATAACCATCACTTGCGCAACGGCCTGAATATCCATCGCGGCAAGGTGACCTGCGAGGCCGTGGCGCGTGAGCTGGGTTACACCTACCACGCCGAATTCTGA
- a CDS encoding cupin domain-containing protein gives MTASLIAFRESSTEPEAFAPAPDRVLSGNPQQAAINYYASAGDRLLAGDWRCDPGSWRVCYDPDEYEFCQILEGHVRLTDETGLAREFRAGDAFVIEAGFRGVWETLSYCRKLYVICRVP, from the coding sequence ATGACAGCCAGCCTGATCGCGTTCCGCGAGAGCAGCACCGAACCGGAGGCGTTTGCGCCCGCCCCGGATCGCGTGTTGAGCGGTAATCCGCAGCAAGCCGCAATCAACTATTACGCCAGCGCGGGCGACCGGCTACTCGCAGGTGATTGGCGCTGCGACCCCGGTAGTTGGCGCGTGTGCTACGACCCGGATGAGTACGAGTTCTGCCAGATACTCGAAGGCCATGTTCGCCTGACCGACGAAACCGGGCTGGCGCGGGAATTCCGTGCTGGCGACGCCTTCGTGATCGAGGCGGGGTTCCGTGGGGTGTGGGAAACGCTCAGTTACTGTCGCAAGCTCTATGTGATTTGTCGCGTCCCGTGA
- the speB gene encoding agmatinase, with protein sequence MSDHAFPYLSASTFLLAPTRQQAPDRPFCVAGVAWDGSVTNRPGARFGPSAIRRASQMLCDAEHPVFNRTPHGQVCDAGDLMLPNTSLETMRAALQPQAEALIAAHRMAWIGGDHSITLPLLRAYRKVLGRPLALVHFDAHCDTWTDHFGEPSGHGTWTYEALQEGLVIPEATVQIGIRSSGQREAREYVNSVGGRVFTARELRGAESPSQLAFVIDEIRRRVAAAGNPPLYLSLDIDCLDPAFAPGTGTPEPGGMTSAQVLTILEETAGLPWVGMDCVEVAPPYDVSELTTNAASTFVWTWLAGQAR encoded by the coding sequence ATGAGCGATCACGCCTTTCCGTACCTTTCCGCCAGCACCTTCTTGCTGGCGCCTACCCGACAACAGGCCCCGGATCGGCCGTTCTGCGTGGCCGGAGTCGCGTGGGATGGTTCGGTGACGAATCGGCCAGGTGCGCGTTTTGGCCCCTCAGCGATCCGGCGCGCGAGCCAGATGCTGTGCGATGCGGAGCATCCAGTGTTCAACCGCACGCCGCACGGTCAGGTCTGTGACGCGGGCGATCTGATGTTGCCCAACACCAGTCTTGAGACCATGCGCGCGGCGCTGCAGCCGCAAGCCGAGGCCTTGATTGCCGCGCATCGCATGGCGTGGATCGGAGGTGACCATTCGATCACGCTGCCGCTGCTGCGAGCCTACCGAAAGGTCCTTGGGCGCCCGCTGGCACTGGTGCATTTCGATGCGCACTGCGACACCTGGACCGACCACTTTGGCGAGCCCTCCGGCCACGGCACCTGGACCTACGAGGCCTTGCAGGAAGGGCTCGTGATTCCGGAGGCGACGGTGCAGATCGGTATCCGCTCTTCCGGCCAGCGTGAGGCGCGCGAGTATGTGAATAGCGTCGGCGGCAGGGTCTTCACGGCGCGTGAGTTACGTGGCGCCGAGAGTCCGTCGCAATTGGCCTTCGTGATCGACGAGATCCGGCGGCGCGTGGCGGCGGCCGGCAATCCGCCGCTATACCTGTCGCTCGACATTGATTGCCTTGATCCGGCGTTTGCGCCGGGCACCGGCACCCCGGAGCCCGGTGGCATGACCTCGGCGCAGGTGCTGACGATTCTGGAGGAAACCGCCGGCCTGCCTTGGGTGGGCATGGACTGCGTGGAAGTCGCGCCGCCCTACGATGTTTCCGAGCTCACCACCAACGCGGCATCCACCTTCGTATGGACCTGGCTCGCGGGACAAGCCCGATGA
- a CDS encoding PH domain-containing protein, producing the protein MTRYINDALTQGEHIVHIGRISLWSQTGTILLGLLLLPAFGVGLIFWGVAWVRSRSTELAITNKRVIAKFGFIRRRTVEINLARVESIQVDQSVAGRLLNFGSLLISGAGEAQAPIPHIADPMQFRRKFMEAQEQLNSVAP; encoded by the coding sequence ATGACCCGCTACATCAACGATGCCCTCACACAGGGCGAACACATCGTTCACATCGGCCGCATCAGCCTGTGGTCGCAAACCGGCACGATCCTGCTCGGGCTGCTGCTCCTGCCTGCATTTGGCGTTGGCCTGATCTTCTGGGGCGTCGCGTGGGTTCGCAGCCGCTCAACGGAACTCGCCATCACCAACAAGCGCGTGATCGCGAAGTTCGGCTTCATTCGACGCCGCACGGTTGAAATCAACCTCGCGCGGGTCGAGAGCATTCAGGTCGACCAAAGCGTCGCTGGGCGTTTGCTCAACTTCGGCTCGCTGCTGATCTCGGGTGCCGGTGAAGCCCAGGCGCCGATCCCTCACATCGCAGATCCAATGCAGTTCCGCCGCAAGTTCATGGAAGCGCAGGAGCAACTCAATAGCGTCGCGCCGTAG
- a CDS encoding NAD(P)/FAD-dependent oxidoreductase, whose amino-acid sequence MNTLNQKLSDDPRERSLTSNSYYLASAPSVGAWPVLAGSADCDVCVVGGGFAGLSAAIELARRGFSVTVLEAEQVGWGASGRNGGQAIVGHASDAPIENQLGDDAARQAWAVTVEGLNLIRERIAEFNIDCDFVPGYKYLAVNERKARALHEWFEHVTHFYKHPYWRWVGRNEIGEHIASPRFHSGLHDTLSGHLHPLKYCRGLARAAASLGVQIHENSRVVAIERGERPLLKTAAGQVRARFVVLAGNSYLGGLVPELQPRIMPVGTYVVASEPLKPELADSLIRERAAVCDSNFVLDYFRVSPDHRVIFGGRVSYSGMTPPNLAAGMKQRMLKTFPQLGEGVKVDYAWGGFVDISMNRAPDFGRLTPNIYYLQGFSGHGLSLTGMAGRLVAEAIAGQAGRFDIYARLRHLPFPGGALLRTPALVLGMAWYRLRDLL is encoded by the coding sequence ATGAATACGCTGAACCAAAAACTGTCTGACGATCCGCGCGAACGCTCGCTGACCTCCAATTCCTACTACCTCGCGAGCGCGCCCTCGGTGGGGGCGTGGCCGGTGCTGGCCGGGTCGGCCGACTGCGATGTATGCGTGGTTGGCGGTGGCTTTGCCGGCTTGTCTGCGGCGATCGAACTGGCGCGGCGTGGCTTCAGCGTCACGGTGCTTGAAGCGGAGCAGGTGGGCTGGGGGGCATCCGGGCGTAACGGAGGCCAGGCGATCGTCGGTCATGCATCGGACGCACCGATCGAGAACCAGCTTGGCGACGATGCGGCGCGGCAGGCCTGGGCGGTGACGGTGGAAGGCTTGAACCTGATCCGCGAGCGGATTGCGGAGTTCAACATCGATTGCGACTTCGTGCCCGGCTACAAGTACCTCGCTGTGAATGAACGCAAGGCGCGGGCTCTGCACGAGTGGTTCGAGCATGTGACGCACTTCTACAAGCACCCTTACTGGCGCTGGGTCGGGCGCAACGAAATAGGCGAGCACATCGCCAGTCCGCGCTTTCATTCGGGGCTGCATGACACGCTATCGGGCCATCTGCATCCGCTCAAATACTGCCGCGGCTTGGCCCGCGCTGCCGCGAGCCTGGGCGTGCAGATCCATGAGAACAGCCGGGTGGTTGCAATCGAACGGGGCGAGCGCCCACTGCTCAAGACGGCTGCCGGCCAGGTGCGCGCGCGTTTCGTGGTGCTGGCGGGCAATTCATACCTTGGCGGTTTGGTGCCGGAACTGCAGCCGCGAATCATGCCGGTGGGCACTTATGTGGTGGCGTCTGAGCCGCTCAAACCTGAACTGGCGGATTCGCTGATCCGCGAGCGGGCTGCGGTGTGCGATTCCAATTTCGTGCTCGACTACTTCCGCGTGTCGCCCGATCACCGAGTGATCTTCGGTGGGCGCGTCAGCTATAGCGGCATGACGCCGCCGAACCTGGCTGCCGGCATGAAGCAGCGCATGCTCAAAACCTTCCCGCAACTGGGCGAGGGGGTGAAGGTGGATTACGCCTGGGGTGGCTTTGTCGATATCTCGATGAACCGCGCACCCGATTTCGGCCGGCTCACGCCCAACATCTACTACCTGCAGGGCTTTTCGGGTCACGGCCTGTCGCTCACCGGCATGGCGGGGCGCCTGGTGGCGGAAGCCATTGCGGGGCAGGCCGGGCGTTTCGACATTTACGCGCGTCTGCGCCATTTGCCGTTCCCCGGGGGGGCGCTGCTGCGCACGCCGGCCCTGGTGCTGGGGATGGCCTGGTATCGCCTGCGCGACCTTCTCTGA
- a CDS encoding PLP-dependent aminotransferase family protein, which translates to MDQSARAGNVPRHRRLYEAIRSAILSRRLPVGSKLPSTRDLARDLGLSRNTVVTAFEQLLAEGYVSSRTGSGTFVADTLPEPATEELAPERQSRNSHHNGAIAPQHAPQEGTTAAVGATLSVRGRRVADHAAGHRYEIQPFVPGDDDFSVFPIKLWQRLQNKYWREARPELLDYGQNGGYLPLRRAIADYLRVSRSVRVTVDQVLITGGTQHSLDLCAQLLADAGDTAWVEDPCYWGAQRVFESRDLDLHPVRVDDEGMNPTAEDQHKPPRLIYLTPSHQYPKSVVMSLARRRLLLDIAARTGAWILEDDYDSEFRYTGRPLSSLQGLDTHDRVVYMGTFSKILYPGIKVGYMVVPPALVAPFRSALYDLQRPGQMMQQAALADFLEQGHFATHVRRIRQLYGQRRELLQRTLKPILGNAATLSKEESGLHLVIQLPPGTDDERLAQEAAEQGLQVRALSTYYLGAEKERGLVVGYAYVPTDKIAYYGRLLGNVVKAASAGRR; encoded by the coding sequence ATGGACCAGAGCGCCCGCGCAGGAAACGTGCCGCGTCATCGTCGTTTGTACGAGGCGATTCGCAGCGCAATCCTCTCCCGCCGCCTTCCTGTTGGCAGCAAACTGCCTTCAACACGAGATCTTGCAAGGGATTTAGGACTTTCAAGGAACACCGTCGTAACGGCGTTCGAGCAATTGCTCGCCGAAGGTTATGTCAGCTCCCGTACCGGCAGCGGCACCTTCGTGGCCGACACGTTGCCCGAACCAGCGACCGAAGAATTGGCACCGGAGCGACAATCAAGAAATTCGCATCACAATGGCGCCATTGCACCGCAGCATGCACCACAAGAAGGCACCACTGCTGCCGTGGGTGCCACGCTGTCGGTTCGTGGGCGCCGTGTTGCAGACCATGCGGCCGGCCATCGCTACGAGATCCAGCCCTTCGTGCCCGGAGACGACGATTTCTCGGTCTTCCCGATCAAGCTCTGGCAACGCCTGCAAAACAAATACTGGCGAGAGGCGCGACCGGAGCTGCTGGACTACGGCCAGAACGGCGGCTACCTGCCGTTGCGCCGCGCCATCGCCGACTACCTGCGGGTATCGCGCTCGGTGCGTGTTACGGTGGATCAGGTGCTGATCACCGGCGGCACGCAGCATTCCCTGGACCTTTGCGCACAGCTGCTGGCGGACGCCGGCGACACCGCATGGGTTGAAGACCCCTGCTACTGGGGTGCGCAACGCGTGTTCGAATCACGCGACCTCGATTTGCATCCGGTGCGGGTTGACGACGAAGGCATGAACCCCACTGCCGAGGACCAGCACAAACCGCCGCGCCTGATCTACCTGACACCGTCGCACCAGTACCCCAAGAGCGTGGTGATGAGCCTCGCACGCCGCCGCCTGCTGCTCGATATCGCAGCGCGCACCGGCGCATGGATTCTTGAAGACGATTACGACAGCGAGTTCCGCTATACCGGACGGCCACTGTCGTCGCTGCAAGGGCTCGATACGCACGACCGTGTCGTGTACATGGGCACCTTCTCGAAGATCCTCTACCCCGGCATCAAGGTGGGCTACATGGTGGTGCCGCCTGCACTGGTGGCACCATTTCGCAGCGCGCTCTATGACCTGCAACGACCCGGCCAGATGATGCAGCAAGCCGCCTTGGCCGACTTTCTGGAACAAGGCCATTTCGCAACCCATGTGCGCCGCATCCGTCAGCTCTACGGCCAACGCCGTGAATTGCTGCAGCGCACGCTCAAGCCCATCCTCGGCAACGCAGCCACGCTCTCAAAAGAGGAATCGGGCCTGCACCTGGTAATCCAGCTGCCGCCCGGTACCGACGATGAACGCCTGGCCCAGGAGGCAGCCGAACAGGGCCTGCAGGTGCGCGCGCTATCAACCTACTACCTTGGTGCCGAGAAGGAACGTGGCCTGGTGGTCGGCTATGCCTATGTGCCGACAGACAAAATCGCGTACTACGGCCGCCTGCTCGGCAACGTCGTCAAAGCTGCCTCGGCCGGCCGACGTTAA